The sequence CTACTCATGTTTACTGGTTGCTATCCGGGAGCAACGTTCCCGGTCCTGGGTCTATTTGGCGCGTGGCGCGCTGAACGTAGCGCCGTTCTTTTCAACCAAATCCTGGCGGTTCCAGGATAACCGAAAGCGTATGAGGCGGTCGATCGGGGGAATCGCGGGCTCCGGTTGGAGCCAGGTCGGACCATCCCTCCCGCGCCATTGGGTTCCCTTCACGCCACCTGGTACGACGACCGCGATCCGGGCCATGGTGAAGACTGCTTTGGACAACATCGCGAAGAACGGCGGCGTGAAGAGGGGCAGGCCACGCGCATCAAGGACGAGGTTCGCCGACGACGTCGTCATCGGACCACGACCCATTCCCTGACGAGCTGACATGCCGATCCATCGCTGTTTCGACTCTGGCTACGCACGCCGCACCGAGGCCCCGATCTCCCTCGCTCCTCCCCACGCACTCCTGAGCGAGCGCGGCATCGAGGGCGCGTGGTGGACGCCGTCCTACGATGGCGTTCGGCTCTTCCTCGGGCGCCCCGGGCTCGACGTGACGGCCCGGAACCCTGAGACCTGGGAGCTACTCTGGTCGCGCGCCGTTCCTGCCGACGACCCGAACCTTCCGGTCGAGGGCGTCACCCTCCTTCTCGACGGCGGCTCGCTCGTCGTGGGAGGGGAGAGCGGTCTGACGGTGGTCGATCCGGAGGACGGCTCCACGCTCTCCGAGCACGCCATCGAGGCCTTCAATCTCTCCGGGGCGATCGCCCACGGCGACCTCATCGTGGCCGAGTTGCTCGCGGACGACGCCTTCCACCTCGCGGGCTTCGACCTGTCCCGCGGCGCCCTGCGATACCAACGTCCGCTATCGGGGCCCGTGCGGTTCCTCACCGCCGACCGCGAGCGCGTCTTCGTCGCCCGCCCCTCCGACGTCACCGCCTACGCCACGCAGGACGGGGAGGAGCTGTGGCGTTTCGCTGCCGGAACCGCGGGTGTCGGTCGCTGCGACGGACGCGCGGTCAGCATGGAGGACGTGCTCCTCGTCCCTGCCCGGGATCCGCAGCATCTCCTCGCGCTCGACGCAGCGACCGGTGAGGAGCGATGGCGCCGCCGCGGAGTCGTTGGCCATGGCCGTTGTTTCGCGGGCGACGTCGACGGCATCGTCTGGCACGTCTGGGACACGGTCGCTCAGATCCGGGCGAGCGATGGGGCGGTGCTCCGCGAGGCCCCCGTTGCCTCGGCGCTGAGGGAGCGCGAGATCCACACCCTGCACACGCTCCCCGTCGTCTCCGACACGCACCTCTACGTCGCGGGCGACCGAAACATCGCTGCCATTCGCAAGGACGACCTCACGATCGAGTGGTCCTTCCGATCGGGGGAGCCACTCGTGCCGGCGACGGGGCTCGTGGCGATGGCCGGCCTCCTCTTCGTGGTGACGATGGACCGCCACCTCTTCGTTCTTCGCTGAGCTCCCGGTTCCAGAGCCCATGACCAGCCGAGCCACCGCAAAGAACATCGCCGCGCGTCCACCGCGCGGCGCCCGGCTCGCGAGATCGCGGGGAAGAAGCTGCGCGCTGCGCTCAAGAAGGCCGGCGTGAAGGACGTCGCCGACCTCCCCGATCAGAAGGGCTCGAGCTCACCGGCGACATCGAGAGCGCTTTGGCGAAGGAGCTTTCTAGCTGGCCGTCGGGGTGTCGCTCGAATAACGTCCGCGCGCATGAGCAGGGATGGCGATGTGGCTTTCTTCGTCGTGGCATCCCGCAAACCCGTCGACGCGCACACGGTCAAGCTCGTCCCTTTTCGAGGATCCGACGTGAACTGCGACCTGGCGGTGAATTGGGAGCTGGAGCTGCCCGATGCGGTGACCTTCACGGCGCCCGACGTTGCGCTCCTGGCGGGCCGAGATGGTTTGCCGAACGCGGAGCAATGGCCCGTCTTCTCGCGGCGGGTGATGGCGGTGCTCGAAGGCTTGGGCGCGTTTCCGCATCGAACGGTGAGCGTGACGGTCGAAGATGAAGCGGGAGGTTCGGCGCTGCGAGACCATTTCGTGGCCGTGCATTTATCGACCCACGACGTCCATTTCGACCGAGAACACGCGATCTTCGAGACCAACGAGGACGATCCCGACGAGATCGAAGAGGTTACCCGCTGGCGCTTCGAGGTCCCTCCCTCTGGGCTCCCCCCGCTCTTTCGCGTCGCCGAGCACGATGTCAACGTGTTCGTGTCCAAGGCTGCCAAGGAGGCGCTCGAGCCGCTCGGGCTCGACGGTCTCGAGCTCATCGCCCTCGACGACTTCAGCCCGCGGCCGGTGCCGATGGAGCCGAGGCAGGGGAGCGCGGCGAGCACGGAAACGGAGACGGAGATCACGTTCCATGAGCGTCCCGTGACCCATGACGTCCTCACCGATCTCGCTCAATCCATGGCCCTCGCCGCCGAGATCCTCGACGAGGACCCCGTCCACCCCGACGAAGGGATCCGGCGCGTCCACGCCGAGATCGACCGCTACCTCGCGGAAGGCACGATCCGCGCGCCCTGGGATCTCGACGACTACGCCGCCGGCCTTGCTGCGTTCTGGGGCCAGTGTCTCGTCGCGGCCACGAATTGGGAACTCGTCCTGATCGATGTCGCCGGTGAAACGACAGTGGCGGTGGTATCCCCCGATCGCGCCCATGCCGTCTTCCCCTTCACCTACCTGCCCGAGATCCTCGAGCGGCAGAAGGGCAACACCAGTGCCCTCCTCTTCAACATGATCAAGGCAGGGCAGCTCCCCGAGAGCGTCCCCCACGCCTACGCCCAGCTCGGCTGAGCGATCACGCGCTCCTCGAGGTGCACAGGCGACGAACTGCGCGGTGTAGCCCGGCTCGTTCGCGGCGACGCCGACCTTCAGAATGCAGCCCCACTCGGTGCCGATGAGGTTTGGATACCCGAACACGAAGGCGTCGTAGGTGTTGATGACGTGCCGCAGACGCTGCCGGGATCGGCAATAGGTCCGAGGGTGTGCCGAGGTTGGCAGCAGTGCCGTCCCAGCGACGCGCGTACACCAAGTGGCCAACTTCGTCCCCGCGATACTCGAAGATGTGGTTGCGGGGCCTCAGCTGCCGAAGTTGCGCGCGCAGCGAAAACCGATGCCGTGGGAAAGCGCGCTGGGCTCTTGAGCGTAGCGAAAGCTCGGACGCAGCCAGCCCGCTTGGCTGCCATTGAAAGCGCCGCCGCGGATGACTTTGCGCTCGCCTTCCCGCGGCCCCGCTGGATTCACTTTCTCCGAGGCCGTGTAGGGACCATGCCAATCCGCCACCCACTCCCAAACGTTGCCCGCCACGTCCCGCGGTCCAAAGCGCGAGTTGCCCTTGGGAAACGACCCCACGGGCGCTGTGGTGGCATAGCCGTCGTCCGCAGCGTACAGCGGCCACGCTGCCTCGCCACGGCTCTCCGTCCACGCCACGCATTCGCTGCCGCAGGCGTTGAGGTGCAGCGGCGTGGGTGCTTCATCGCCCCAGGGGTACACGCGCCCGTCCGGCCCCCGCGTTGCGTACTCCCACTCCGCTTCGGTCGGCAAGCGTGCGCCACGCTTCTCGCAGTAGCGCTCTGCCATGAAGAAGTCGACGCAGTTGATGGGATGCTGCTTGCGGCTCGGATCCCCGGCGTTGCAAGCTTGTGAGTACACCTGTTTTTGCTTGGGCGTGATCTCCGGCCAACGCACGCTGGTCCCCGGTCGCTTGCACTTCCCCGCTTCGGAGCACTGCAGGTACTGCGCCACGGTCACCTCCGTGAGGTCGATGCAGTAGCTGTCGAGCTTCACCGCAAACGCGGGCTTCAGGGCGAAACGAGAACCCGAAGCCAACGAGCGGCGAGGCTTGGCCGATTGGGTGAACTCGTCGAGACCTCCACTTGCGGCACTAGACCAGGAGGACGACTGGTGCCGCAAACGAGCACTGCCCGCCGTCGAGCGGGCGCTGGAGTGTGTTCCTGCGCAAGTCGCCCTGGAGCGCCGTCCCCGAGCGAAGCGCTCCGCGACGGTTGCTGCCGATGGGTTATCACTCTGGTGCCCATTTGCCGAGTCCAGTTTGCTGACGGCGGTGCGTCAGGCGCCCCCCCCCCCCGACGCGAGCCGCGTGGCGCTACCAGCTGACGCAATTCTTTGCGGAGCAGAAGCAGCCGGCGAAAGCGCTCGAG comes from Polyangiaceae bacterium and encodes:
- a CDS encoding PQQ-binding-like beta-propeller repeat protein; amino-acid sequence: MPIHRCFDSGYARRTEAPISLAPPHALLSERGIEGAWWTPSYDGVRLFLGRPGLDVTARNPETWELLWSRAVPADDPNLPVEGVTLLLDGGSLVVGGESGLTVVDPEDGSTLSEHAIEAFNLSGAIAHGDLIVAELLADDAFHLAGFDLSRGALRYQRPLSGPVRFLTADRERVFVARPSDVTAYATQDGEELWRFAAGTAGVGRCDGRAVSMEDVLLVPARDPQHLLALDAATGEERWRRRGVVGHGRCFAGDVDGIVWHVWDTVAQIRASDGAVLREAPVASALREREIHTLHTLPVVSDTHLYVAGDRNIAAIRKDDLTIEWSFRSGEPLVPATGLVAMAGLLFVVTMDRHLFVLR
- a CDS encoding SUMF1/EgtB/PvdO family nonheme iron enzyme — protein: MASGSRFALKPAFAVKLDSYCIDLTEVTVAQYLQCSEAGKCKRPGTSVRWPEITPKQKQVYSQACNAGDPSRKQHPINCVDFFMAERYCEKRGARLPTEAEWEYATRGPDGRVYPWGDEAPTPLHLNACGSECVAWTESRGEAAWPLYAADDGYATTAPVGSFPKGNSRFGPRDVAGNVWEWVADWHGPYTASEKVNPAGPREGERKVIRGGAFNGSQAGWLRPSFRYAQEPSALSHGIGFRCARNFGS